One window of the Syntrophobacterales bacterium genome contains the following:
- a CDS encoding O-acetylhomoserine aminocarboxypropyltransferase/cysteine synthase yields MNMEQQNQGIDTLALHAGQIPDPTTGARAVPIYQTTSYAFNDADHAADLFALRAFGNIYTRLMNPTTDVLEKRLAAITGGAGAVATATGQAAIFYSICAITQAGQNIVTGDKLYGGTYTLFTVDLKRFGIEVRFVDSSDPANFEKAIDENTRLVYSESIGNPKCNVDDIDAIAGIAHRHKIPFILDTTVSPPPLFYPFAHGVDIVVYSLTKIIGGHGTSMGGAIVEKGDFDWKGSGKFPEITEPDAAYHGVNFWDAFGNHDKAVAPGLAYVLKIRTGLLRDTGATISPFNSFLILQGLETLPLRARRHVENAQKVAEYLVGHPLVSRVEYAGLAGHKDHDRARQLLPLGPGAIFTFGVKGGYESAKRFINNVKLASHLANVLDAKTLVIHSASTTHSQLTAEELKKAGVEQDAVRISVGLEDISDITADLDQALKAAHE; encoded by the coding sequence ATGAATATGGAGCAGCAAAATCAGGGAATCGACACATTGGCATTGCACGCGGGGCAAATACCGGACCCGACCACGGGAGCGCGGGCCGTCCCGATTTACCAAACCACCAGTTATGCGTTCAACGACGCCGACCATGCCGCGGATTTATTTGCGCTGAGGGCCTTCGGCAACATTTATACCCGCCTGATGAACCCCACAACGGATGTGCTGGAAAAACGTCTGGCTGCCATTACCGGCGGCGCTGGCGCCGTAGCGACGGCAACCGGCCAGGCGGCGATCTTCTATTCGATATGCGCCATCACCCAGGCGGGGCAGAATATTGTCACGGGCGACAAGCTTTATGGAGGAACATACACGCTTTTCACCGTGGATCTGAAGCGGTTCGGCATCGAAGTGCGGTTTGTGGACTCCTCCGATCCCGCAAATTTTGAAAAGGCGATCGACGAAAACACGCGCCTCGTCTATTCGGAATCGATCGGCAACCCCAAATGCAATGTGGACGACATCGACGCAATCGCCGGGATTGCCCATCGGCACAAGATCCCGTTCATTCTGGATACCACAGTCTCCCCGCCGCCGCTTTTTTACCCCTTTGCCCACGGGGTGGACATCGTGGTTTATTCGCTGACCAAGATCATCGGCGGTCACGGCACCTCGATGGGCGGCGCCATTGTGGAGAAGGGCGATTTTGACTGGAAGGGTTCCGGAAAATTCCCGGAGATCACCGAACCGGACGCCGCCTACCACGGCGTCAATTTCTGGGATGCGTTCGGCAACCATGACAAAGCCGTCGCGCCCGGCCTCGCGTATGTGCTCAAGATCCGGACAGGACTGCTGAGAGATACCGGGGCGACTATCTCTCCGTTCAATTCCTTCCTGATCCTCCAGGGGCTTGAAACGCTGCCGCTCCGGGCCCGGCGGCATGTCGAAAACGCACAGAAGGTGGCGGAATATCTGGTCGGACATCCCCTGGTCTCCCGGGTGGAGTATGCGGGGCTGGCGGGCCATAAGGATCACGACCGCGCCAGGCAACTGCTGCCGTTGGGGCCGGGGGCGATTTTCACCTTCGGCGTAAAGGGCGGGTACGAATCGGCAAAGAGGTTCATCAACAACGTGAAACTGGCCTCGCACCTGGCCAATGTGCTGGACGCCAAGACCCTCGTGATTCATTCCGCCAGCACAACGCATTCGCAACTGACGGCGGAGGAGCTCAAGAAGGCCGGCGTGGAGCAGGATGCCGTCCGGATTTCCGTGGGACTGGAGGACATCAGCGACATCACTGCCGACCTGGATCAGGCGCTGAAGGCGGCGCATGAATAG